From a region of the Tursiops truncatus isolate mTurTru1 chromosome 2, mTurTru1.mat.Y, whole genome shotgun sequence genome:
- the PLIN1 gene encoding perilipin-1 isoform X1, with amino-acid sequence MAVNKGPTLLDEDRPEQENVLQRVLQLPVVSSTCECFQKTYTSTKEAHPLVTSVCSAYEKGVQSATSLAAWSMEPVVRRLSTQFIAANELACRGLDHLEEKIPALQYPPEKIASELKDTISTRLRSARNSISVPIASTSDKVLEAALAGCELAWGMVKDTAEFAANTRAGQLASGGADLALGGVEKVVEFLLPPTKEESAPAPGHQHAQKPPQAKPGLVSRVGALANTLSQHTFQTTARVLKQGQALAMWIPGVAPLSSLAQWGASAAIQVVSRRSSEVRVPWLHNLTATREEDHNDQMDTEGEETEVEEEESETEENKLSEGAALPGPQDLLGGVVHTLQKALQSTISVVTWVPAAVLGTAGRLLHLMPARAVSSAKGRAMSLSDALKGVTDNVVDTVVHYVPLPRLSLMEPESEFREIENPPAEAESPEAERRGSGALPAGSDTASRPAQSRGSLRSARGPGAEDRVDTAAAPRTALPAMPREKPARRVSDSFFRPSVMEPILGRTQYSQLRKKS; translated from the exons ATGGCAGTTAACAAGGGTCCAACTTTGCTGGATGAAGACCGCCCT GAGCAGGAGAACGTGCTGCAGCGGGTTCTGCAGCTGCCGGTGGTGAGCAGCACCTGTGAGTGCTTCCAGAAGACCTACACCAGCACCAAGGAAGCCCACCCCCTGGTGACCTCTGTATGCAGTGCATACGAGAAGGGCGTGCAGAGCGCCACCAGCTTGGCAGCCTGGAGCATGGAGCCGGTGGTCCGAAGGCTGTCCACCCAGT TCATAGCTGCCAACGAGCTGGCCTGCCGAGGCCTGGACCACCTGGAGGAAAAGATCCCGGCCCTCCAGTATCCTCCCGAAAAG aTTGCTTCTGAGCTGAAGGACACCATCTCTACCCGCCTTCGCAGTGCCAGGAACAGCATCAGTGTGCCCATCGCCAGCACTTCAGACAAAGTCCTAGAGGCCGCTCTGGCTGGCTGTGAGCTCGCCTGGGGGATGGTCAAAGACACTGCCGAATTTGCTGCCAACACCCGAGCTGGCCAGCTCGCCTCTGGAGGGGCCGACTTGGCCTTGGGTGGTGTTGAGAAGGTGGTAGAGTTCCTCCTCCCTCCAACCAAGGAAGAGTCAG CCCCTGCTCCAGGACACCAGCATGCCCAGAAACCTCCCCAGGCCAAGCCGGGCCTCGTGAGCAGGGTTGGGGCCCTGGCCAACACTCTCTCTCAACACACCTTCCAGACCACAGCCCGGGTGCTGAAACAGGGCCAGGCCCTGGCCATGTGGATCCCAGGTGTGGCGCCCCTG AGCAGCCTGGCCCAGTGGGGCGCATCGGCGGCCATACAGGTGGTGTCCCGGCGGTCGAGTGAGGTGCGGGTGCCCTGGCTGCACAACCTCACTGCCACCCGGGAGGAGGACCACAATGACCAGATGGACACAGAGGGGGAGGAGacagaggtggaggaggaggaatcAGAGACGGAGGAGAACAAGCTCAGTGAG GGAGCAGCCCTGCCTGGCCCACAAGACCTCCTGGGTGGTGTGGTGCACACCCTGCAGAAGGCCCTCCAGAGCACCATCTCGGTCGTGACGTGGGTGCCTGCGGCTGTGCTGGGCACGGCAGGGAGGTTGCTGCATCTCATGCCAGCCCGTGCTGTCTCCTCCGCCAAGGGCAGGGCCATGTCCCTGTCTGATGCCCTGAAGGGCGTTACTGACAACGTCGTGGACACCGTGGTGCACTATGTGCCG CTCCCCAGGCTGTCGCTGATGGAGCCCGAGAGCGAATTCCGGGAGATCGAAAACCCGCCTGCCGAGGCCGAGAGCCCGGAGGCGGAGCGCAGGGGGTCCGGGGCGCTGCCCGCCGGCTCGGATACCGCGTCGCGCCCCGCGCAGTCCCGCGGCAGCCTGCGCAGCGCTCGGGGCCCGGGCGCGGAGGACCGGGTGGACACGGCCGCCGCGCCGCGCACCGCCTTGCCGGCCATGCCCCgcgagaagcccgcgcgcagggTCAGCGACAGCTTCTTCCGGCCCAGCGTCATGGAGCCCATCCTGGGCCGCACGCAGTACAGCCAGCTGCGCAAGAAGAGCTGA
- the PLIN1 gene encoding perilipin-1 isoform X2, with translation MEPVVRRLSTQFIAANELACRGLDHLEEKIPALQYPPEKIASELKDTISTRLRSARNSISVPIASTSDKVLEAALAGCELAWGMVKDTAEFAANTRAGQLASGGADLALGGVEKVVEFLLPPTKEESAPAPGHQHAQKPPQAKPGLVSRVGALANTLSQHTFQTTARVLKQGQALAMWIPGVAPLSSLAQWGASAAIQVVSRRSSEVRVPWLHNLTATREEDHNDQMDTEGEETEVEEEESETEENKLSEGAALPGPQDLLGGVVHTLQKALQSTISVVTWVPAAVLGTAGRLLHLMPARAVSSAKGRAMSLSDALKGVTDNVVDTVVHYVPLPRLSLMEPESEFREIENPPAEAESPEAERRGSGALPAGSDTASRPAQSRGSLRSARGPGAEDRVDTAAAPRTALPAMPREKPARRVSDSFFRPSVMEPILGRTQYSQLRKKS, from the exons ATGGAGCCGGTGGTCCGAAGGCTGTCCACCCAGT TCATAGCTGCCAACGAGCTGGCCTGCCGAGGCCTGGACCACCTGGAGGAAAAGATCCCGGCCCTCCAGTATCCTCCCGAAAAG aTTGCTTCTGAGCTGAAGGACACCATCTCTACCCGCCTTCGCAGTGCCAGGAACAGCATCAGTGTGCCCATCGCCAGCACTTCAGACAAAGTCCTAGAGGCCGCTCTGGCTGGCTGTGAGCTCGCCTGGGGGATGGTCAAAGACACTGCCGAATTTGCTGCCAACACCCGAGCTGGCCAGCTCGCCTCTGGAGGGGCCGACTTGGCCTTGGGTGGTGTTGAGAAGGTGGTAGAGTTCCTCCTCCCTCCAACCAAGGAAGAGTCAG CCCCTGCTCCAGGACACCAGCATGCCCAGAAACCTCCCCAGGCCAAGCCGGGCCTCGTGAGCAGGGTTGGGGCCCTGGCCAACACTCTCTCTCAACACACCTTCCAGACCACAGCCCGGGTGCTGAAACAGGGCCAGGCCCTGGCCATGTGGATCCCAGGTGTGGCGCCCCTG AGCAGCCTGGCCCAGTGGGGCGCATCGGCGGCCATACAGGTGGTGTCCCGGCGGTCGAGTGAGGTGCGGGTGCCCTGGCTGCACAACCTCACTGCCACCCGGGAGGAGGACCACAATGACCAGATGGACACAGAGGGGGAGGAGacagaggtggaggaggaggaatcAGAGACGGAGGAGAACAAGCTCAGTGAG GGAGCAGCCCTGCCTGGCCCACAAGACCTCCTGGGTGGTGTGGTGCACACCCTGCAGAAGGCCCTCCAGAGCACCATCTCGGTCGTGACGTGGGTGCCTGCGGCTGTGCTGGGCACGGCAGGGAGGTTGCTGCATCTCATGCCAGCCCGTGCTGTCTCCTCCGCCAAGGGCAGGGCCATGTCCCTGTCTGATGCCCTGAAGGGCGTTACTGACAACGTCGTGGACACCGTGGTGCACTATGTGCCG CTCCCCAGGCTGTCGCTGATGGAGCCCGAGAGCGAATTCCGGGAGATCGAAAACCCGCCTGCCGAGGCCGAGAGCCCGGAGGCGGAGCGCAGGGGGTCCGGGGCGCTGCCCGCCGGCTCGGATACCGCGTCGCGCCCCGCGCAGTCCCGCGGCAGCCTGCGCAGCGCTCGGGGCCCGGGCGCGGAGGACCGGGTGGACACGGCCGCCGCGCCGCGCACCGCCTTGCCGGCCATGCCCCgcgagaagcccgcgcgcagggTCAGCGACAGCTTCTTCCGGCCCAGCGTCATGGAGCCCATCCTGGGCCGCACGCAGTACAGCCAGCTGCGCAAGAAGAGCTGA
- the PEX11A gene encoding peroxisomal membrane protein 11A isoform X3 → MIQQSSHATDLVPRICLILASLNRVIYFICDTILFVRSVGLASGINKEKWRMWAARHYYYSLLLSLVRDLYEISLQMEQVAHDRSKKEKSPSQDPLVYSVADEETEWLQSFLLLLFQSLKKHPPLLLDTVKNFCDILNPLDQLGIYKSNPGIIGLGGLVSSIAGIITVAYPQMKLKTR, encoded by the coding sequence ATGATTCAGCAGAGCAGTCATGCCACTGACCTAGTGCCCCGCATCTGCCTAATATTAGCCAGCCTGAACCGTGTGATTTATTTCATCTGTGACACCATCCTTTTTGTGAGGAGTGTAGGGCTCGCCTCTGGCATTAACAAAGAGAAATGGCGAATGTGGGCTGCACGCCATTACTACTATTCTCTTCTGCTGAGCCTGGTCAGGGATCTGTATGAAATCTCCCTGCAGATGGAACAGGTTGCACACGACAGATCAAAGAAGGAGAAATCACCATCCCAGGATCCTCTTGTGTATAGCGTggctgatgaggaaacagaatggCTCcagtcctttcttcttctcttattCCAATCTCTGAAGAAGCATCCTCCCTTGCTCCTGGACACAGTGAAGAACTTCTGTGATATCCTGAACCCTTTGGACCAGCTGGGGATCTATAAGTCCAATCCTGGCATCATAGGCCTTGGAGGTCTCGTGTCCTCTATAGCAGGCATCATCACTGTGGCATATCCTCAGATGAAACTGAAGACCCGCTGA